A window of the Streptomyces finlayi genome harbors these coding sequences:
- a CDS encoding SigE family RNA polymerase sigma factor gives MGRAVDDAAAAEFHAFFEAHYAGLARLAHMLTGEADAADDLAADALMALWHRWDRVRAAEHPVAYARGVVANLARTRIRSAVRERRRVALFWAPRGDGDGYGIEGPDVSAVVDVQEALRRLPFRKRACVVLRHAFDLSERDTSLVLGISVGTVKSQTSRGVAELQRLLGDAAQAQVAAAARRGEGRH, from the coding sequence GTGGGCAGAGCCGTCGACGATGCCGCCGCCGCCGAGTTCCACGCGTTCTTCGAGGCCCACTACGCCGGACTGGCGCGGCTGGCCCACATGCTGACCGGTGAGGCCGATGCCGCCGACGATCTGGCGGCGGACGCGCTGATGGCGCTCTGGCACCGGTGGGACCGGGTGCGGGCCGCCGAGCATCCGGTGGCGTACGCGCGGGGTGTCGTCGCGAACCTGGCGCGTACCCGGATCCGCAGCGCGGTGCGGGAGCGTCGCAGGGTCGCGCTGTTCTGGGCACCGCGCGGGGACGGCGACGGATACGGGATCGAGGGCCCCGACGTGTCGGCGGTCGTCGACGTACAGGAAGCACTGCGCCGGCTTCCGTTCCGTAAACGGGCGTGTGTGGTGCTGCGCCACGCCTTCGATCTGTCCGAGCGGGACACCTCGCTGGTGCTGGGGATATCGGTCGGCACGGTGAAGAGCCAGACTTCGCGCGGTGTCGCGGAGCTGCAACGCCTGCTCGGGGATGCCGCACAGGCACAGGTGGCCGCCGCGGCGCGGCGCGGCGAAGGAAGGCACTGA
- a CDS encoding NCS2 family permease produces the protein MQSSATGKADSPRPPAVGTGSAVDRYFRITERGSSYATEIRGGFATFFTMAYILVLNPIILGSAKDKFGDQLDAVQLVTATALVAAVMTVIMGVGGNLPLALAAGLGLNAVVAFQIAPLMSWDDAMGLIVFEGLLICVLVLTGLREAVMHAIPQPLKQAISVGIGLFIAFIGFVDAGFVTRIPDVAQTTVPVQLGTGTLSGWPMLVFCAGLLLTIVLLARKVKGAILISIVLMTVVAVAVNELADVASWGLTVPELPDEIVASPDFGLLGNFDLFGAFGQVSVLTVVLLVFTLILSDFFDTMGTVVGVTAEAGLLDERGQVPGLGRVLLIDGAAAVAGGAASASSATTYIESAAGVGEGARTGFANLVTGGLFGLALFLTPVLTTVPMQAAAPALVAVGFLMMTQVKHIDWDRFDVAIPAFLTIAVMPFTYSITNGIGAGFVAYVVIKACLGKAREVHWLLWGTSVLFAAYFAIDPIEQLLGVK, from the coding sequence ATGCAGAGCAGCGCGACCGGCAAGGCGGATTCGCCCAGACCGCCCGCCGTGGGAACCGGATCGGCGGTGGACCGCTACTTCCGCATAACGGAGCGCGGTTCGTCGTACGCGACGGAGATACGCGGCGGCTTCGCCACGTTCTTCACGATGGCGTACATCCTCGTCCTCAACCCGATCATCCTGGGCAGCGCCAAGGACAAGTTCGGCGACCAGCTCGACGCGGTCCAGCTCGTCACGGCCACGGCCCTGGTCGCCGCGGTGATGACCGTGATCATGGGTGTGGGCGGCAATCTGCCGCTGGCCCTGGCGGCCGGGCTCGGACTCAACGCCGTCGTCGCCTTCCAGATCGCGCCCCTCATGAGCTGGGACGACGCGATGGGCCTCATCGTGTTCGAGGGTCTGCTGATCTGCGTACTCGTCCTCACAGGACTACGGGAAGCGGTGATGCACGCCATCCCGCAACCGCTCAAGCAGGCGATCAGCGTCGGAATCGGCCTCTTCATCGCCTTCATCGGCTTCGTCGACGCCGGCTTCGTCACCCGCATCCCGGACGTCGCCCAGACCACCGTGCCGGTCCAGCTCGGCACCGGCACGCTGAGCGGCTGGCCCATGCTGGTCTTCTGCGCCGGGCTGCTCCTCACGATCGTGCTGCTCGCGCGCAAGGTCAAGGGCGCGATCCTGATCAGCATCGTCCTGATGACCGTGGTCGCCGTGGCGGTCAACGAGCTCGCGGATGTCGCGTCCTGGGGTCTGACCGTCCCCGAGCTGCCTGACGAGATCGTCGCCTCCCCGGACTTCGGGCTCCTCGGCAACTTCGATCTGTTCGGCGCCTTCGGGCAGGTCAGCGTGTTGACCGTGGTGCTCCTGGTCTTCACCCTGATCCTGTCGGACTTCTTCGACACGATGGGCACCGTCGTCGGCGTCACGGCCGAGGCCGGACTGCTCGACGAGCGTGGCCAGGTCCCGGGCCTGGGCCGGGTGCTGCTCATCGACGGCGCGGCCGCCGTCGCGGGCGGTGCGGCCTCCGCCTCCTCCGCCACGACCTACATCGAGTCGGCGGCGGGCGTGGGCGAGGGTGCGCGCACCGGATTCGCCAACCTGGTCACGGGCGGTCTGTTCGGGCTGGCCCTCTTCCTCACCCCGGTGCTGACCACGGTCCCCATGCAGGCCGCCGCGCCGGCTCTGGTCGCGGTCGGATTCCTGATGATGACCCAGGTCAAGCACATCGACTGGGACCGTTTCGACGTGGCCATCCCCGCCTTCCTGACGATCGCCGTGATGCCGTTCACGTACTCCATCACCAACGGCATCGGCGCCGGCTTCGTCGCGTACGTCGTCATCAAGGCGTGCCTCGGCAAGGCCCGCGAAGTGCACTGGCTGCTGTGGGGCACCTCGGTGCTGTTCGCCGCGTACTTCGCCATCGACCCGATCGAGCAGCTGCTCGGAGTGAAGTAG
- a CDS encoding GNAT family N-acetyltransferase yields MDVTLREVRDGDLPLFFAYMSDPEAARVAAFTSKDPTDRAAFDAHWARIRAADHILMRTVLADGAVVGNTGVYGPPDDRQVTYWIDRAHWGRGLATAALRALLGLVPERPLHARAAADNLGSVRVLRKCGFVVTGRDRGFAEARGEETDELLLTLDA; encoded by the coding sequence GTGGACGTGACGCTGCGCGAGGTGCGGGACGGGGACCTGCCGCTCTTCTTCGCTTACATGAGTGACCCCGAAGCGGCCCGGGTCGCGGCCTTCACCAGCAAGGACCCCACCGACCGGGCCGCTTTCGACGCCCACTGGGCCCGTATCCGCGCGGCCGACCACATACTCATGAGGACCGTGCTCGCCGACGGGGCCGTGGTGGGCAACACCGGGGTGTACGGGCCTCCGGACGACCGGCAGGTCACGTACTGGATCGACCGGGCCCACTGGGGGCGCGGGCTGGCGACCGCCGCCCTGCGCGCGCTGCTCGGCCTCGTTCCGGAGCGTCCGCTGCACGCACGGGCCGCCGCCGACAACCTCGGCTCGGTCCGGGTGCTGCGGAAATGCGGATTCGTCGTGACGGGCCGGGACCGCGGCTTCGCCGAGGCACGCGGCGAGGAGACCGACGAACTGCTGCTGACCCTGGACGCCTGA
- a CDS encoding helix-turn-helix domain-containing protein, with translation MTPGHVAHGIRASYGMTHVTAEHISAWERGTLLPSAPELAALSGALWCAPSELIGAPRTLREHRLARGFAVEDMARVAGLDVHAYQHMESTGVWTGTSRQSAALAQALALNPRDFVTVTGLDGELTHMLHDAVGTRWQAHARPIARLLSADRRELSGPLREMHQEYQALMTATLSRGGGSSASGEAGLRYLEEILDHFWSKFPPAG, from the coding sequence ATGACTCCCGGACATGTGGCCCACGGCATACGCGCTTCCTACGGAATGACCCATGTCACCGCGGAACACATCAGCGCCTGGGAGCGCGGCACCCTCCTCCCCTCCGCCCCCGAACTCGCGGCACTGAGCGGGGCGTTGTGGTGCGCCCCGAGTGAGCTCATCGGGGCTCCTCGAACCCTGCGGGAGCATCGCCTCGCGCGTGGGTTCGCCGTCGAGGACATGGCCCGTGTCGCGGGACTGGACGTCCACGCGTACCAGCACATGGAGTCGACCGGGGTGTGGACCGGCACCAGCCGCCAGTCCGCGGCACTCGCGCAAGCCCTGGCACTGAACCCTCGGGACTTCGTCACCGTGACCGGGCTGGACGGGGAACTGACGCACATGCTGCACGATGCCGTCGGCACCCGCTGGCAGGCCCATGCCCGCCCCATCGCCCGGCTGCTGTCCGCAGACCGCCGGGAGCTGTCGGGCCCGCTGCGCGAGATGCATCAGGAGTACCAGGCGCTGATGACCGCGACCCTGAGCAGAGGAGGCGGTTCGTCCGCCTCGGGTGAAGCGGGTCTGCGTTACCTGGAAGAGATCCTGGACCACTTCTGGTCGAAGTTCCCGCCCGCCGGGTAG
- a CDS encoding glycoside hydrolase family 43 protein: MSGPTTLRSADLGDGTYRNPVLDADWSDPDVVRHGDDYYMTASSFGRVPGLPLLHSRDLVNWTLVGHALERLEPAVDFAVPRHDCGVWAPSLRHHDGRFWIFWGDPDHGIQQINAEDIRGPWSAPHLIKAGKGLIDACPLWDEETGEAYLVHAWAKSRSGIKNRLTGHRMSPDGRELLDTGETLVDADRIPGWFTLEGPKLYRHDGYFWIFAPAGGVETGWQGAFRSREFSGPYEERVVLAQGSTRVNGPHQGAWVRTARGEDWFLHFQAKGAYGRVVHLQPMRWTTDGEAGPWPVIGNAGEPVCAHTKPLVPEQPREVPAFDDDFPGGRFGRQWQWTAGPRPGWTVEHAGDGLRLSCVRTAYAHDLRALPNVLVQRLPAESFTVETELVLNSDEPGAKAGLAVLGDAFSWIGLEAGDDGAPRLVHRYAETVAEHERDAEYPRPAPHGRVRLRVEVTAGARCRFYADTGDGDGFCPSGQVFAATPWRWVGALLGLFATAPAGTGPAGTADFTAFRTAY; this comes from the coding sequence ATGAGCGGCCCCACGACACTGCGCTCCGCCGACCTCGGAGACGGCACCTACCGCAACCCGGTGCTGGACGCAGACTGGTCCGACCCGGACGTCGTGCGCCACGGCGACGACTACTACATGACGGCGTCCAGCTTCGGCCGGGTCCCCGGGCTGCCGCTGCTGCACTCCCGCGACCTGGTCAACTGGACCCTCGTCGGGCACGCCCTGGAGCGCCTCGAACCCGCCGTCGACTTCGCCGTGCCGCGCCACGACTGCGGGGTGTGGGCGCCGTCCCTGCGCCACCACGACGGACGGTTCTGGATCTTCTGGGGCGACCCCGACCACGGCATCCAGCAGATCAACGCCGAGGACATCCGCGGCCCGTGGAGCGCTCCGCACCTGATCAAGGCCGGCAAGGGGCTGATCGACGCCTGCCCGCTGTGGGACGAGGAGACCGGCGAGGCGTACCTCGTGCACGCCTGGGCCAAGTCACGCTCCGGGATCAAGAACCGGCTCACCGGTCACCGGATGAGCCCTGACGGGCGCGAGCTGCTCGACACGGGCGAGACCCTGGTCGACGCCGACCGGATACCCGGCTGGTTCACCCTCGAAGGCCCCAAGCTCTACCGTCACGACGGCTACTTCTGGATCTTCGCCCCGGCGGGCGGGGTGGAGACCGGCTGGCAGGGTGCCTTCCGGTCCCGGGAGTTCTCCGGCCCGTACGAGGAACGTGTCGTCCTCGCCCAGGGCAGCACACGGGTCAACGGACCGCACCAGGGCGCCTGGGTGCGCACGGCGCGGGGCGAGGACTGGTTCCTGCACTTCCAGGCCAAGGGGGCGTACGGGCGAGTCGTCCACCTCCAGCCGATGCGCTGGACCACCGACGGTGAGGCGGGTCCCTGGCCCGTCATCGGGAACGCGGGGGAGCCCGTCTGCGCGCACACCAAGCCGCTCGTCCCCGAACAGCCCCGCGAAGTGCCCGCCTTCGACGACGACTTCCCCGGCGGGCGCTTCGGCCGGCAGTGGCAGTGGACAGCGGGGCCCCGGCCCGGCTGGACGGTCGAGCACGCCGGTGACGGTCTGCGTCTCAGCTGCGTACGGACCGCGTACGCGCACGATCTGCGGGCCCTGCCCAACGTGCTCGTCCAGCGGCTGCCCGCCGAGTCGTTCACCGTGGAGACGGAACTCGTCCTGAACAGCGACGAGCCGGGCGCCAAGGCCGGACTCGCCGTGCTGGGCGACGCGTTCAGCTGGATCGGCCTCGAAGCGGGGGACGACGGGGCGCCGCGCCTCGTGCACCGGTACGCGGAGACGGTCGCCGAACACGAACGCGACGCGGAGTACCCGCGCCCCGCGCCCCACGGCCGGGTCCGCCTCCGTGTCGAGGTCACCGCCGGCGCACGCTGCCGCTTCTACGCCGATACGGGCGACGGCGACGGCTTTTGCCCCTCGGGCCAGGTCTTCGCGGCGACGCCCTGGCGCTGGGTCGGCGCACTGCTCGGCCTGTTCGCCACCGCTCCGGCCGGGACGGGACCCGCCGGCACGGCCGACTTCACCGCCTTCCGCACCGCGTACTGA
- a CDS encoding response regulator transcription factor has product MSAAIRIVVADDERMVRTALRVILDAEAGLEVVGEAATGAEAVSVVRQLRPDVVLMDVRMPEIDGIRATEQILGTLDPPPRIVVVTTFENDSYVYDALRAGAAGFLLKRAAAEELVQAVRLVARSESLLFPAAVRGLADRYGRQRAAAAAPWVARLTEREAEVLRLMAAGLTNAEIAGRLRVGTATSKSHVAAVLAKTGARDRTQAVIAAYESGFITPG; this is encoded by the coding sequence ATGAGCGCCGCCATCCGGATCGTGGTCGCGGACGACGAGCGCATGGTCCGTACGGCGTTGCGGGTCATCCTGGACGCCGAGGCCGGTCTCGAGGTCGTCGGCGAGGCGGCCACCGGCGCGGAGGCGGTGTCGGTGGTGCGGCAGCTGCGCCCCGATGTGGTCCTCATGGACGTCCGGATGCCGGAGATCGACGGCATCCGGGCCACCGAACAGATCCTCGGCACGCTCGACCCGCCCCCGCGGATCGTCGTCGTCACCACCTTCGAGAACGACTCCTACGTGTACGACGCGCTGCGCGCCGGAGCCGCGGGCTTCCTGCTGAAACGGGCCGCGGCCGAGGAACTGGTCCAGGCGGTGCGACTGGTGGCCCGCAGTGAATCGCTGCTGTTCCCGGCCGCGGTCCGTGGGCTGGCGGACCGGTACGGCAGGCAGAGGGCCGCCGCGGCGGCTCCCTGGGTGGCGCGGCTCACCGAGCGGGAGGCGGAGGTGCTGCGGCTGATGGCGGCAGGGCTGACCAACGCGGAGATCGCGGGGCGGCTGCGGGTGGGAACGGCCACGTCGAAGTCCCATGTGGCGGCGGTGCTCGCCAAGACGGGCGCCCGGGACCGTACACAGGCGGTGATCGCGGCCTACGAATCCGGTTTCATCACCCCCGGCTGA
- a CDS encoding ABC transporter substrate-binding protein → MNISKTYRGRTAAAVSLTAVLALTATACGDDGSSSGKEGSGKGEITFWDNNGGPRTAIWTEIIKDFEKKNPDIEVKYVPIPIADVQSKYDTAIAGGGLPDVGGVGTAYLSNIVSQEALEPVQDRIKGSALDGKLVESMVASVKVAGGRGEDMYTVPTSANNGTLWYRTDLFKAAGLEAPTTWAKFYEAADKLTDSKNNKFGYTIRGGAGSIAQAIDASYGQSGITEFWDGDKTTLNDPKNVAALEKYVGLFKRTTPSADVNNDFTKMVAQWDTGSIGMLSHNLGSYQDHLKALGPDKFAGIPNPLSDGGRRVQVSNPVDGLGMFRVSKNKTAAWKFIEFAASHESNSKWNEAAGAIPANTEAAKDPWIAASEPTALGAKSLTDGSTTIVQLPYYLPDWNNISKADNEPEFQKLLLGKVTAKQFLDKIADELNAAQKEWKELGNG, encoded by the coding sequence ATGAACATCTCGAAGACGTACCGGGGGCGTACCGCGGCAGCGGTCTCCCTCACGGCAGTGCTCGCGCTGACGGCCACGGCCTGTGGTGACGACGGCAGCAGCTCGGGCAAAGAGGGCAGCGGCAAGGGCGAGATCACCTTCTGGGACAACAACGGCGGACCGCGCACGGCCATCTGGACCGAGATCATCAAGGACTTCGAGAAGAAGAACCCGGACATCGAGGTCAAGTACGTGCCGATCCCGATCGCGGACGTCCAGTCCAAGTACGACACCGCGATAGCGGGCGGCGGACTGCCTGACGTCGGCGGCGTCGGCACCGCCTACCTCTCCAACATCGTCTCGCAGGAGGCGCTGGAGCCCGTCCAGGACCGGATCAAGGGATCGGCCCTGGACGGCAAGCTCGTCGAGTCCATGGTCGCGAGCGTCAAGGTCGCCGGCGGCCGTGGCGAGGACATGTACACCGTGCCGACCTCCGCGAACAACGGCACTCTCTGGTACCGCACCGACCTGTTCAAGGCCGCCGGCCTGGAGGCCCCCACCACCTGGGCGAAGTTCTACGAGGCAGCGGACAAGCTGACCGACTCCAAGAACAACAAGTTCGGCTACACCATCCGTGGTGGCGCGGGCTCCATCGCCCAGGCCATCGACGCCTCGTACGGCCAGTCCGGCATCACGGAGTTCTGGGACGGCGACAAGACGACGCTCAACGACCCGAAGAACGTCGCCGCGCTCGAGAAGTACGTCGGCCTCTTCAAGAGGACGACGCCGTCCGCCGACGTCAACAACGACTTCACCAAGATGGTCGCCCAGTGGGACACCGGCAGCATCGGGATGCTCAGCCACAACCTGGGCTCCTACCAGGACCACCTGAAGGCGCTGGGTCCCGACAAGTTCGCCGGAATCCCCAACCCGCTGAGCGACGGCGGCCGGCGGGTCCAGGTCTCCAACCCCGTCGACGGGCTCGGTATGTTCCGGGTGAGCAAGAACAAGACGGCGGCCTGGAAGTTCATCGAGTTCGCGGCCTCGCACGAGTCCAACAGCAAGTGGAACGAGGCGGCCGGTGCCATCCCCGCCAACACCGAGGCGGCGAAGGACCCGTGGATCGCCGCTTCCGAGCCGACCGCGCTCGGTGCGAAGTCCCTGACGGACGGCTCCACCACGATCGTGCAGCTGCCGTACTACCTGCCCGACTGGAACAACATCAGCAAGGCCGACAACGAGCCGGAGTTCCAGAAGCTGCTCCTCGGCAAGGTCACGGCCAAGCAGTTCCTCGACAAGATCGCCGATGAGCTGAACGCCGCGCAGAAGGAGTGGAAGGAGCTGGGCAACGGCTGA
- a CDS encoding rhamnogalacturonan acetylesterase: MSLTRRRTAAALLALPLAFAATPAFAENGGGRPRPRTLHIAGDSTAAQKYADAAPETGWGMALPFFLGHGVGIANHAVNGRSSKSFIDEGRLDVLLRGVREGDLVLIQFGHNDSKSADPTRYTEPWSTYQEHLRQYIDGARARGGLPVFATSVERRKFDASGTALPTHGEYPAAMRALAEEEDVALVDIQALSIALWQKLGAEETKTYFNWTATEQDNTHFNPPGAIAVARLVATGLLERRALAPREVRRLADEIPESWITWPRA; encoded by the coding sequence GTGTCCCTCACCCGCAGAAGGACGGCAGCCGCGCTCCTCGCGCTGCCCCTCGCCTTCGCCGCCACTCCCGCCTTCGCCGAGAACGGCGGCGGCCGGCCGAGGCCCCGGACCCTGCACATCGCGGGCGACTCCACGGCCGCCCAGAAGTACGCCGACGCCGCGCCCGAGACCGGCTGGGGCATGGCCCTGCCCTTCTTCCTCGGCCATGGCGTCGGCATCGCCAACCACGCGGTCAACGGCCGCAGTTCGAAGAGCTTCATCGACGAGGGACGGCTCGACGTGCTCCTGCGCGGCGTGCGCGAGGGTGACCTCGTCCTCATCCAGTTCGGGCACAACGACTCCAAGAGCGCCGACCCGACCCGCTACACGGAGCCCTGGTCGACGTACCAGGAGCACCTGCGGCAGTACATCGACGGTGCGCGGGCCCGCGGCGGGCTGCCCGTTTTCGCCACCTCCGTGGAGCGCCGGAAGTTCGACGCGAGTGGCACGGCCCTGCCCACGCACGGCGAGTACCCGGCGGCGATGCGGGCGCTGGCCGAGGAGGAGGACGTGGCGCTGGTAGACATCCAGGCCCTGTCGATCGCCCTGTGGCAGAAGCTCGGTGCCGAGGAGACCAAGACGTACTTCAACTGGACCGCGACCGAACAGGACAACACCCACTTCAACCCGCCGGGCGCGATCGCCGTGGCCCGCCTCGTCGCGACCGGGCTGCTGGAACGCCGCGCGCTCGCCCCGCGCGAGGTGCGCCGCCTCGCCGACGAGATCCCCGAGTCCTGGATCACCTGGCCCCGAGCCTGA
- a CDS encoding sensor histidine kinase, producing MTVLFGRRARLRWLHLIIGGALLMPYFLVGSVIVGSFSGETHVFSSPATQLTAYLIALPMAAVTGVFPLVRPLSVAAARALCDVRAGLLADGPARTRQAKVRTAGWFTLHLALGGVVSGLTLALTPYAVAVALSPLFAADWRFRALRLPESLDGPWFLVLAPVAGVAMLVAMAGCVAAAGALLAGRAPALLGPTPEDRLAAAERRAARLAVRNRLARELHDSVGHALSAVTLQAGAARRVLDSDAASDVAFVREALAAIEETTRRTVGELDSVLGLLRQDEDRPGEQDGPEGQSGPAGPCLDALGGLLARCGVPVSYETQGDVGAVGETVSREAFRIVQEGLSNALRHGLAGTPVELRLLVQDEELEILMENALPERPSVVRPGGGRGLRGMAERAVLLGGRTGAGPHEDGVWRLSARLPLTSPGTPGRATTGKRTSGKGER from the coding sequence GTGACCGTTCTGTTCGGGCGACGGGCCCGGCTGCGCTGGCTGCACCTGATCATCGGTGGCGCGCTGCTCATGCCGTACTTCCTCGTCGGCTCGGTGATCGTCGGCTCGTTCAGCGGGGAAACCCATGTCTTCTCCTCCCCCGCCACCCAGCTGACCGCGTATCTGATCGCCCTGCCGATGGCCGCGGTCACCGGGGTCTTCCCACTCGTCCGGCCGCTGTCGGTGGCCGCCGCCCGCGCCCTGTGCGACGTCCGCGCCGGCCTGCTCGCCGACGGGCCGGCCAGGACCCGGCAGGCCAAGGTCCGGACCGCGGGCTGGTTCACGCTGCACCTGGCGCTCGGCGGCGTCGTCAGCGGGCTGACCCTGGCGCTGACGCCGTACGCGGTGGCCGTGGCGCTCTCCCCTCTCTTCGCGGCGGACTGGAGATTCCGGGCGCTGCGGCTGCCCGAGTCGCTGGACGGGCCGTGGTTCCTGGTCCTGGCCCCGGTCGCGGGGGTCGCGATGCTGGTCGCGATGGCTGGCTGTGTCGCGGCGGCCGGGGCGCTCCTGGCCGGCCGGGCACCGGCTCTGCTGGGGCCGACCCCCGAGGACCGGCTGGCCGCCGCCGAGCGCCGGGCCGCCCGTCTGGCCGTACGCAACCGGCTCGCGCGCGAACTGCACGACTCCGTCGGCCACGCCCTCAGCGCGGTCACCCTCCAGGCGGGTGCGGCGCGCAGAGTCCTGGACAGCGATGCGGCGAGCGATGTCGCATTCGTACGCGAGGCGCTGGCCGCGATCGAGGAGACAACACGGCGTACGGTCGGTGAACTCGACTCCGTGCTCGGCCTGTTGCGCCAGGACGAGGACCGCCCGGGGGAACAGGACGGCCCGGAGGGGCAGTCGGGTCCGGCGGGTCCCTGCCTCGACGCGCTGGGCGGACTGCTGGCGCGCTGCGGTGTCCCGGTCTCGTACGAAACGCAGGGTGATGTGGGGGCGGTCGGGGAGACCGTGTCGAGGGAGGCGTTCCGGATCGTGCAGGAGGGGCTGAGCAACGCCCTGCGGCACGGTCTCGCCGGTACGCCGGTGGAGCTGCGCCTCTTGGTGCAGGACGAGGAGCTGGAGATCCTGATGGAGAACGCACTGCCCGAGCGGCCCTCGGTGGTGAGGCCGGGCGGCGGACGCGGACTGCGCGGTATGGCCGAACGGGCCGTCCTGCTCGGCGGCCGTACCGGAGCGGGACCCCACGAGGACGGCGTGTGGCGGCTGAGCGCGCGGCTGCCGCTGACGAGCCCCGGGACCCCGGGGCGGGCGACCACCGGAAAGCGGACCTCCGGAAAGGGCGAGCGATGA
- a CDS encoding pectate lyase family protein → MRTSTCHGRVIAMLAGCTVLVLAATGTAQAAAHHRPDPTRQTLAAQDGWASEGTGTTGGSAADADHVFTVTTWAEFKAALTAAAGAPSIIRIKGVIDATSEGCASFEAPGYDFDRYLADYDPAVWGMDKEPAGEQEDLRAASAANQKLGIMAFVPADTTIVGVGENAGIRGGSLQIKGVRNVILRNLTIEAPLDCFPAWDPTDGATGAWNSEYDAVVVYGSQHVWVDHNTLTDGRYPDSTLPSYFGEIYQQHDGLLDIVRGADLVTASWNVLRDHDKTLMIGNSDSAGADDRGKLRVTLHHNHFDGVVERAPRVRFGKVDAYNNHFTVTPGQKYGYSFGIGIESQLVAEKNSFSLPPSVRTGAVLKKWKEAPLTATGNYVNGAPTDLIAVHNAQYPAEQLASGAGWTPELRTKVNDPRALPGLVTRKAGAGKVC, encoded by the coding sequence ATGAGAACCTCAACATGTCATGGGCGCGTCATTGCCATGCTGGCCGGCTGCACCGTCCTCGTCCTCGCCGCCACCGGAACCGCCCAGGCCGCCGCGCACCACCGGCCCGACCCCACCCGTCAGACCCTCGCCGCGCAGGACGGCTGGGCCTCCGAGGGCACCGGCACCACCGGCGGCTCGGCCGCCGACGCCGACCACGTCTTCACCGTGACCACCTGGGCAGAGTTCAAGGCCGCGCTCACCGCCGCCGCGGGTGCGCCTTCGATCATCAGGATCAAGGGCGTCATCGACGCCACATCCGAGGGCTGCGCCTCCTTCGAGGCACCCGGCTACGACTTCGACCGGTACCTCGCCGACTACGATCCGGCGGTCTGGGGCATGGACAAGGAGCCCGCCGGGGAGCAGGAGGACCTGCGGGCCGCGTCGGCGGCGAACCAGAAGCTGGGCATCATGGCGTTCGTCCCCGCTGACACGACCATCGTGGGCGTGGGCGAGAACGCCGGTATCAGGGGCGGCAGTCTCCAGATCAAGGGCGTGCGCAACGTCATCCTGCGCAACCTCACCATCGAGGCCCCGCTGGACTGCTTCCCCGCCTGGGACCCGACCGACGGTGCCACCGGTGCCTGGAACTCCGAGTACGACGCGGTCGTCGTGTACGGCTCCCAGCACGTCTGGGTCGACCACAACACCCTGACCGACGGCCGCTACCCGGACTCCACCCTCCCCTCGTACTTCGGCGAGATCTACCAGCAGCACGACGGTCTCCTGGACATCGTCCGCGGCGCCGACCTGGTCACCGCCTCGTGGAACGTCCTGCGCGACCACGACAAGACCCTCATGATCGGCAACAGCGACAGCGCGGGCGCCGACGACCGGGGCAAGCTGCGCGTCACCCTCCACCACAACCACTTCGACGGCGTCGTCGAGCGTGCCCCGCGCGTCCGCTTCGGCAAGGTCGACGCGTACAACAACCACTTCACCGTCACCCCGGGCCAGAAGTACGGCTACTCCTTCGGCATCGGCATCGAGTCCCAGCTCGTGGCGGAGAAGAACTCCTTCTCCCTGCCGCCGTCGGTGCGGACGGGCGCGGTCCTCAAGAAGTGGAAGGAGGCACCCCTGACGGCCACCGGCAACTACGTCAACGGCGCCCCCACCGACCTGATCGCCGTCCACAACGCGCAGTACCCGGCCGAGCAGCTGGCGTCCGGCGCGGGCTGGACCCCCGAGCTCCGCACCAAGGTCAACGACCCGCGCGCACTCCCCGGCCTCGTCACCAGGAAGGCCGGCGCGGGCAAGGTCTGCTGA